A genomic stretch from Thalassophryne amazonica chromosome 18, fThaAma1.1, whole genome shotgun sequence includes:
- the tmem106a gene encoding transmembrane protein 106A — MTEDSEKVKLLAQQVTPHYGTVSRNSGGTCPTCRGTGQIPTGQEDQLVAVIPCNDLRLKPSRTKWHVCVSVTVCVFVCCLILFFLFPRSVTLTPVSVLSVMVYLNPDTVDMEVTNLIKIQNQNYVSVHTVEFDIQGLVYNTVVGKTKIYNMSSIQPRSENLYTIKTDLSITDVGINAFCKSTTIKIHTLFLELQMTLNIFHLSHTEQISLNSFEYIDCGRNSTIPHPVT; from the exons ATGACAGAAGACTCTGAGAAGGTGAAGCTGCTGGCACAGCAGGTCACTCCTCACTATGGTACTGTGAGCAGAAACTCAGGAGGTACCTGCCCCACTTGTCGAGGCACCGGGCAAATTCCCACAG GTCAAGAAGACCAGCTGGTTGCAGTAATACCGTGTAACGATTTAAGACTGAAACCCAGTCGAAC GAAATGgcatgtgtgcgtgtctgtgactgtgtgtgtctTCGTTTGCTGTCTGATCCTGTTCTTCCTCTTCCCACGGAGCGTCACCCTGACACCCGTGTCTGTGCTCTCAGTTATGGTCTATTTGAATCCTGACACAGTTGACATGGAGGTCACG AACCTCATCAAAATCCAAAATCAGAACTATGTCTCAGTTCACACGGTTGAGTTTGACATCCAGGGACTGGTGTACAACACAGTTGTGGGAAAGACCAAAATATACAACATGTCCTCCATCCAGCCTCGCTCAGAGAATTTG TACACCATAAAAACGGACCTGTCAATCACCGACGTGGGCATAAA CGCCTTCTGCAAGTCGACCACTATCAAAATTCACACTTTATTTCTGGAGCTGCA aATGACGCTGAATATTTTCCATCTGTCCCACACGGAGCAGATCTCTCTGAATAGCTTCGAGTACATTGACTGTGGCAGAAATTCAACAATCCCACATCCTGTCACATGA